The following nucleotide sequence is from Hemitrygon akajei chromosome 22, sHemAka1.3, whole genome shotgun sequence.
GTCTGGATTGTGTTCAACTTGGAGGGATGGCTGCAAGTGGTGGTACTCTCTTGTCCCTgctgccctttgccttttccttgAGGAAAGTCACAGGTTTGGGAGATGCTGGTAGAGTAGTGTATGTGGTACAAAAATCAGTCAAAACCCCATCTCTAACCTAAGGGTAAAGAGAAAGGCAGCAACAAAGGAACTGAAGGTGATTAGGCAAAGCCTATTACCTTGGTGGAATTCCTAATCAGTAATGTTCCAGGActgaattaaattatttttaacaaCCAAAACTATATTTGGACTTTCCATTTCCAAATTATCTAATTCAGGTGGAGGGATACAGTCAAGAGCAGGGAATGGGTTAACTGGTTTGCTCAGGCTCAGTGAGCTGATATGAACTCAATGAACCAATTTTATTTTTGTCAATAATTCCAACTTCCTTTGTGTTAAGTATTAATCCTACCAATGAACAATTTCCATTGAGTCCTAGTTTTACTTGGACTCCTCTGTACTGCTTTGATTTCAAGAACTGTCACTGTCAATTCACCAGTGTAAATGAGATCATTTGTCCACCCTTGGACCATGAATGAAATGAGGTCTGGAGCCCAACGTGGAATCCATCTCAGTTTTCTCCATGTTTTCCTCTTCCTTTTATTTATCTACCACTTGCATTTCACAGACCACTTATCAAAACCAAACACTACAGTAAGCTGCTGAAGGTTACAAAAGCAGAGAACATGCACTTCCCATAGACCTAAAACACCATCAACAAATGGTTGTAATCTCTTTAACAACGGCTGATGCACTCTCTCTGGATTACATTACAACACTCATTGCAATTGTTTAAAATCTCTCAATCCTGATGGATTCTGTCTTTTTAGCTCACAGTAATCAGATTTATGTTTGCTGATGGTATCCTCTTTTGAAAGGACTTAAGTTATTAAACTGAACAGTTTAAATCCCTTCCGTTCACATTGAGTCAGAGATTAGATAATTTTATCACAAAGTCAGCCTGCTCCTGCTAGTTCAGGTACTTGCGATTACCATGCTCCAAAACTAAGCACTGAAATACAGGGAGAGCAAATGGAGTTTTATTTGGAGATAGACCCTGTAACATTGAACCTGATTATACTTGTTGCAAGTTATGTGATTCTGCTTTTGCTTTTccttatttcttgcattttgtatGACTGCAGAGGCAAAGACCCCAGTAAGGAGTGTGGTCCTGAAATGGACAAACCCGTCCAATCTGCAATTCAGTTGGTGGTGATGCAGAACACAGTGGACGCTCgcctcagtgacaataaacctaccAACACCGAAAATAAAAAACAACTACCCGGCTCACGGAGCACTTTGGTCTAGAAGAGAGCAGTAGAGGACATCATGATGGCAGCCACCAATTTTTCACCTTACTGTGATGAAGGCCAGCAGCTATTTTAAAACAGCTCCTCAGGTAGGTTTCGAAGATGGCTTACTCTTATGCATCAGAGATAATAGTGatatggacaagatgggccataATGTCCTTtatctgtgctgtacatttccaTGCTTCTCATAGGACTTCATTTAATG
It contains:
- the smim36 gene encoding small integral membrane protein 36, whose protein sequence is MEFYLEIDPVTLNLIILVASYVILLLLFLISCILYDCRGKDPSKECGPEMDKPVQSAIQLVVMQNTVDARLSDNKPTNTENKKQLPGSRSTLV